A region of Brevinema andersonii DNA encodes the following proteins:
- the fliW gene encoding flagellar assembly protein FliW gives METIKTRDFGEVTVSKDSLITFKKPIFGFEDLKEFYLLQLEEPSSFYLLQSKEEYNISFILTEPRQFISDYVLDIDDNDAGLLEFTDHSDLIDFAIVTIPENIEEMTMNILGPVVINTKNRFGIQSISNCTHYGTKCRLFLPQAVAVETR, from the coding sequence GTGGAAACCATAAAAACACGCGATTTCGGCGAAGTTACAGTTTCGAAAGACAGTCTTATCACGTTCAAGAAGCCTATTTTCGGCTTTGAAGACTTGAAAGAATTTTATCTGCTGCAGCTGGAAGAACCAAGCTCTTTCTATCTGCTGCAAAGTAAAGAAGAATACAACATATCGTTTATTCTGACGGAACCGCGACAGTTTATCAGCGACTATGTTCTGGACATAGACGATAACGATGCCGGGCTTTTGGAGTTTACGGATCATAGCGATTTGATCGATTTTGCGATTGTCACAATTCCAGAAAATATCGAGGAAATGACCATGAATATCCTTGGACCTGTTGTGATCAATACAAAAAATCGCTTCGGCATTCAAAGCATTTCCAACTGCACGCATTATGGCACCAAATGCCGTTTATTTTTGCCACAAGC
- a CDS encoding flagellar hook-associated protein 3, which produces MIGRVTQGFMKDDFLQNLKNNNENLQRTQRKLNSGMKILLPSDDPANTINYMKWTGKTQDLNKYNEIIGAYKNKLNFVDGHLDSVTQSLQRIRELTVQAANGIYTKEDRIVIAGEVDQLIRQIVSTGNAEYKGMPVFGGTSTNLQPYRITENFEENMNMPFVSRIDYFGNAQERVMDIGRNDRITSVMPGTNIFETTKTIIQGTRDISGYVATQDAKIMIEGTEINILTGDNLETIAQKINDSDLTVRASIQTQADGSARFRLEAISAREPWLQDTAGGTVFQDLGILNPSSEAPRNYATAATIQRNTIFNTLIRMRDQLMNDDVYRIGGESLGLLDQSISNILRYRTYTGAVAERLEKTFARNETEALYLKDSAANATGTDYAKTITELKMAEFAHQTALNVGAKIIPTTLLDFLR; this is translated from the coding sequence ATGATAGGACGAGTAACACAAGGTTTTATGAAGGATGATTTTCTTCAAAACCTGAAAAACAATAACGAAAACTTACAACGGACACAGCGTAAGTTGAACAGCGGCATGAAAATCCTACTTCCCAGTGATGATCCCGCAAACACAATTAATTATATGAAATGGACAGGAAAAACGCAGGATTTGAACAAATACAACGAAATTATTGGAGCCTATAAAAACAAATTAAATTTTGTAGACGGGCATTTGGATTCGGTAACGCAGAGCTTACAGCGCATACGAGAACTGACAGTTCAGGCTGCAAATGGAATTTATACTAAGGAAGACCGAATTGTTATAGCAGGAGAAGTCGATCAGCTGATCCGGCAAATTGTTTCGACAGGCAACGCAGAATATAAAGGCATGCCGGTTTTCGGGGGCACGTCGACGAACTTACAGCCCTACCGCATTACAGAAAATTTCGAAGAAAACATGAATATGCCGTTTGTGAGTCGTATTGACTATTTTGGCAATGCACAAGAACGTGTTATGGACATAGGACGAAATGATAGAATTACCTCAGTGATGCCAGGCACGAATATTTTTGAAACAACAAAAACAATTATTCAAGGGACACGTGATATTTCTGGATATGTTGCAACGCAGGATGCAAAAATCATGATTGAAGGCACAGAAATTAATATTCTGACAGGCGATAATTTGGAAACGATTGCACAAAAAATCAACGACTCTGATTTGACAGTTAGAGCTTCTATTCAAACGCAAGCTGACGGTTCGGCGCGGTTTCGACTGGAAGCTATTTCCGCACGTGAACCTTGGCTTCAAGACACTGCGGGAGGTACAGTTTTTCAAGATTTGGGAATTTTGAATCCCAGTTCCGAAGCACCACGTAACTACGCCACAGCAGCAACCATCCAACGAAATACTATTTTTAATACGCTGATACGGATGCGTGATCAATTGATGAATGATGATGTTTATCGGATCGGCGGAGAATCTTTAGGGCTGCTTGATCAAAGTATTTCGAATATTCTACGTTATCGCACCTATACAGGGGCTGTTGCAGAGCGTTTAGAAAAAACGTTTGCACGCAATGAGACAGAAGCGTTATATTTGAAAGATTCCGCAGCAAATGCAACAGGCACTGACTATGCTAAGACGATTACCGAACTTAAAATGGCAGAGTTCGCACACCAAACGGCATTGAATGTAGGAGCAAAGATCATTCCGACAACGCTGCTCGACTTTTTAAGATAA